Proteins from one Pygocentrus nattereri isolate fPygNat1 chromosome 16, fPygNat1.pri, whole genome shotgun sequence genomic window:
- the LOC108427985 gene encoding legumain-like isoform X2 — MKPAAMEPKDCVASHDVPVAILQKKILSARSPEDKARFEKELDELIQAREIVRDAMNQIVEKCTDSPEEAQQVMKGKSSAHSSKTYKEVVEYFRKKGFNWHDPKYQTALQHLYVFANLIEKKVPVERIKAAIDEVNINPKKERVEGTASPNTENE; from the exons ATGAAG CCAGCAGCTATGGAGCCTAAAGACTGTGTTGCCAGCCACGACGTCCCTGTGgcaattttacaaaaaaagattCTTTCTGCAAGAAGCCCAGAGGATAAAGCAAGATTTGAGAAGGAACTAGATGAACTCATACag GCGAGAGAAATAGTCAGAGACGCTATGAACCAAATTGTGGAAAAGTGCACAGATTCTCCTGAAGAAGCTCAACAAGTAATGAAAGGAAAGAGCTCTGCCCATAGCAGCAAGACATATAAGGAGGTTGTTGAATACTTCAGAAAGAAAGGCTTTAACTGGCATGATCCAAAG tatcAAACTGCACTACAACATCTGTATGTCTTTGCAAACCTAATTGAGAAGAAGGTTCCAGTGGAACG tatTAAGGCTGCAATTGATGAAGTGAACATTAACCCGAAGAAAGAAAGGGTGGAAGGTACTGCATCCCCCAACACtgagaatgaatga
- the sdf2 gene encoding stromal cell-derived factor 2 yields the protein MAAANCILSLASLCLSVLLSCMWNFSLGSEISFVTCGSVVKLLNVKHNVRLHSHDVRYGSGSGQQSVTGVTTVEDSNSYWSVRGTIGTACHRGTPVKCGQNIRLTHVNTGRNLHSHYFASPLSSNQEVSAFGEDGEGDHLDEWTVLCGGSLWQRDESVRFRHTATEALLSVTGEQYGRPIHGQREVHAMTSSSQHSYWKAMEGIFMKPSETGPRDFSSPPHTEF from the exons ATGGCAGCGGCTAACTGTATTCTTTCTTTGGCCTCTTTGTGCCTTTCGGTTTTATTGTCGTGTATGTGGAACTTCTCTCTGGGATCAGAAATAAGTTTCGTCACTTGTGGCTCGGTCGTCAAGCTACTTAACGTGAAGCACAACGTAAGACTACATTCTCACGATGTGCGATATGGTTCCG GTAGTGGCCAGCAGTCAGTGACTGGAGTGACCACAGTAGAGGACAGCAACAGTTACTGGAGTGTCCGGGGCACTATTGGAACAGCATGTCATCGAGGGACTCCTGTGAAATGTGGGCAAAACATAAGGCTCACACATGTTAACACAGGTCGAAATCTGCACAGTCACTACTTTGCATCTCCACTGTCATCCAACCAG GAGGTCAGTGCCTTTGGAGAGGATGGCGAGGGTGACCATCTTGATGAGTGGACTGTACTTTGTGGAGGCTCTTTATGGCAGCGTGATGAGTCAGTGCGTTTCCGCCACACAGCCACAGAAGCTCTGCTCTCGGTAACGGGCGAGCAGTACGGCAGACCCATCCATGGCCAGAGAGAAGTACACGCCATGACCAGCTCCAGCCAACACAGCTACTGGAAAGCCATGGAGGGTATTTTTATGAAACCTAGTGAGACAGGACCCAGGGACTTCAGCAGCCCTCCACACACTGAGTTCTGA
- the LOC108427985 gene encoding legumain-like isoform X1 has product MKVLFTNAVHTYTWILIFLWELEHKPAAMEPKDCVASHDVPVAILQKKILSARSPEDKARFEKELDELIQAREIVRDAMNQIVEKCTDSPEEAQQVMKGKSSAHSSKTYKEVVEYFRKKGFNWHDPKYQTALQHLYVFANLIEKKVPVERIKAAIDEVNINPKKERVEGTASPNTENE; this is encoded by the exons ATGAAGGTACTCTTTACAAACGCGGTACACACTTACACATGGATTTTGATATTCCTGTGGGAACTGGAGCATAAG CCAGCAGCTATGGAGCCTAAAGACTGTGTTGCCAGCCACGACGTCCCTGTGgcaattttacaaaaaaagattCTTTCTGCAAGAAGCCCAGAGGATAAAGCAAGATTTGAGAAGGAACTAGATGAACTCATACag GCGAGAGAAATAGTCAGAGACGCTATGAACCAAATTGTGGAAAAGTGCACAGATTCTCCTGAAGAAGCTCAACAAGTAATGAAAGGAAAGAGCTCTGCCCATAGCAGCAAGACATATAAGGAGGTTGTTGAATACTTCAGAAAGAAAGGCTTTAACTGGCATGATCCAAAG tatcAAACTGCACTACAACATCTGTATGTCTTTGCAAACCTAATTGAGAAGAAGGTTCCAGTGGAACG tatTAAGGCTGCAATTGATGAAGTGAACATTAACCCGAAGAAAGAAAGGGTGGAAGGTACTGCATCCCCCAACACtgagaatgaatga
- the LOC108427985 gene encoding legumain-like isoform X3 — MEPKDCVASHDVPVAILQKKILSARSPEDKARFEKELDELIQAREIVRDAMNQIVEKCTDSPEEAQQVMKGKSSAHSSKTYKEVVEYFRKKGFNWHDPKYQTALQHLYVFANLIEKKVPVERIKAAIDEVNINPKKERVEGTASPNTENE, encoded by the exons ATGGAGCCTAAAGACTGTGTTGCCAGCCACGACGTCCCTGTGgcaattttacaaaaaaagattCTTTCTGCAAGAAGCCCAGAGGATAAAGCAAGATTTGAGAAGGAACTAGATGAACTCATACag GCGAGAGAAATAGTCAGAGACGCTATGAACCAAATTGTGGAAAAGTGCACAGATTCTCCTGAAGAAGCTCAACAAGTAATGAAAGGAAAGAGCTCTGCCCATAGCAGCAAGACATATAAGGAGGTTGTTGAATACTTCAGAAAGAAAGGCTTTAACTGGCATGATCCAAAG tatcAAACTGCACTACAACATCTGTATGTCTTTGCAAACCTAATTGAGAAGAAGGTTCCAGTGGAACG tatTAAGGCTGCAATTGATGAAGTGAACATTAACCCGAAGAAAGAAAGGGTGGAAGGTACTGCATCCCCCAACACtgagaatgaatga